The following proteins are co-located in the Pseudodesulfovibrio alkaliphilus genome:
- a CDS encoding MerR family transcriptional regulator, whose product MSGKKVLSVAEIARELELPESTVHYWKNRFAQHLPSVGRGRQKRFRPEAVEVFGTISRLLKEGHTARDVMDQLSHDYPLHADAMPQGVSLPPAMAASAMESAMEPAMKMAAAIGLEIARSVGEGVRSVLAGSDCGNGADVAEVRQGLEDAARRITAQMEETHQLKAENELLREKLKIMEAEMVRLRKDRREMEKYLLDKIRSVTT is encoded by the coding sequence ATGAGCGGCAAGAAGGTGCTGTCTGTGGCCGAGATCGCAAGGGAGCTGGAGCTGCCGGAATCCACAGTCCACTATTGGAAGAATCGGTTTGCACAGCACCTGCCCAGCGTGGGTCGAGGCCGGCAGAAGCGCTTCAGGCCCGAGGCCGTCGAGGTCTTCGGCACCATCTCGCGGCTGCTCAAGGAAGGGCACACGGCCCGCGATGTCATGGACCAGCTCTCCCACGACTACCCGCTCCACGCCGACGCCATGCCACAGGGCGTCTCCCTGCCCCCCGCCATGGCTGCCAGCGCCATGGAATCGGCCATGGAGCCCGCCATGAAAATGGCCGCGGCCATCGGCCTGGAAATCGCGCGGAGCGTGGGCGAGGGCGTCCGCAGCGTACTGGCCGGGAGCGATTGCGGCAACGGCGCCGATGTGGCCGAGGTTCGCCAGGGACTGGAGGACGCTGCCCGGCGCATCACCGCCCAGATGGAGGAAACCCATCAGCTCAAGGCGGAAAACGAGCTGCTCAGGGAAAAGCTCAAGATCATGGAGGCCGAGATGGTCCGGTTGCGCAAGGACCGCCGCGAGATGGAAAAGTACCTCCTTGACAAGATCCGTTCCGTGACTACCTAA
- the htpG gene encoding molecular chaperone HtpG: protein MGKKTTHKFKAEVSQLLDILVHSLYTNKEIFLRELISNASDALEKVRFLTTAQGGQDDTPLEIRIEADKDAKTVTVTDTGVGMTRDELMKNIGTIAHSGTAELTKMATEGKESLDTLIGRFGVGFYSVYMVADEVEVTTRSIEPGAKPMVWTSDGKTDYKLQELEEDGVARGTRIVVRLKDDLAGQFANAAHLKSIIKKHSNFINFPIHVDGERVNTVTALWREPKFQITSEQYAEFYKFLTYDAEDPLDTLHTSVDAPVQFNALMFIPKAGDDPFGMNRENRGLDLYVRRVLIEKQNKDLLPEYLGFIKGVVDTEDLPLNISRETLQDNLLLRKISSTLVKQALDNLEKIARDDADRYAEFWRAHGTLFKAGYMDFLNKDKFARLVRFNSSASENAEGLTSFANYLSRAREGQKEIYYAYGPSREALGLSPHLEVFRKKGIEVLYLFEPIDEFVMDALRDFDGHALVAAEHADMATLDGFENLERDQEAAPLSDDQKTTLDRLLARIKEALGESVTEVRVSRRLSGSPVCLANPDGNVTSSMDKIMRVISKDTSIPKKVLEVNPDHALVRNMLTIFEQDADDPFIGQAANQLFESALLLEGYLTDPHALVGRVQDLLTKSSGWYVDSRK, encoded by the coding sequence ATGGGCAAGAAAACCACCCACAAGTTCAAGGCCGAGGTCAGCCAGCTCCTCGACATCCTGGTCCACTCCCTCTACACCAACAAGGAGATATTCCTGCGGGAGCTCATCTCCAACGCCTCGGACGCCCTGGAAAAGGTCCGTTTCCTGACCACCGCCCAAGGCGGGCAGGACGACACCCCCCTTGAAATCCGCATCGAGGCGGACAAGGACGCCAAGACCGTCACCGTTACCGACACGGGCGTGGGCATGACCCGCGACGAGCTGATGAAGAACATCGGCACCATCGCCCACTCGGGAACGGCCGAGCTGACGAAAATGGCCACCGAGGGCAAGGAGTCCCTCGATACCCTCATCGGCCGCTTCGGCGTGGGCTTCTACTCGGTCTACATGGTGGCCGACGAGGTGGAAGTGACCACCCGCTCCATTGAGCCGGGCGCCAAACCCATGGTCTGGACCTCGGACGGCAAGACCGACTACAAACTCCAGGAACTCGAAGAGGACGGCGTGGCCCGCGGCACCCGCATCGTGGTCAGGCTCAAGGACGATCTGGCCGGGCAATTCGCCAACGCGGCGCACCTCAAGTCCATCATCAAGAAGCACTCCAACTTCATCAATTTCCCCATCCATGTGGACGGCGAGCGGGTCAACACCGTCACCGCCCTGTGGCGCGAGCCCAAGTTCCAGATCACCAGCGAGCAGTACGCCGAGTTCTACAAGTTCCTGACCTACGACGCCGAGGACCCGCTCGACACCCTGCACACCTCGGTGGACGCGCCCGTGCAGTTCAACGCCCTGATGTTCATCCCCAAGGCAGGCGACGATCCCTTTGGCATGAACCGCGAGAACAGGGGGCTTGATCTCTATGTCCGCCGCGTGCTCATCGAGAAGCAGAACAAGGATCTTCTGCCCGAGTATCTCGGCTTCATCAAAGGCGTGGTCGATACCGAGGACCTGCCCCTGAACATCTCCCGCGAGACGCTTCAGGACAACCTTCTCCTGCGCAAGATCAGCTCCACCCTGGTCAAGCAGGCGCTGGACAACCTGGAGAAGATCGCCAGGGACGACGCGGACCGCTACGCCGAGTTCTGGCGCGCCCACGGCACTCTCTTCAAGGCCGGATACATGGATTTTCTGAACAAGGACAAATTCGCCCGGCTGGTGCGCTTCAACTCCTCGGCCAGTGAAAACGCCGAGGGGCTGACCTCCTTTGCCAACTACCTTTCCCGGGCCAGGGAGGGGCAAAAGGAAATCTATTACGCCTACGGCCCAAGCCGCGAGGCGCTCGGCCTCTCCCCCCACCTGGAAGTCTTCCGCAAGAAGGGCATTGAGGTCCTCTACCTCTTCGAGCCCATCGACGAGTTCGTCATGGACGCCCTGCGCGACTTCGACGGCCACGCCCTGGTGGCGGCCGAACACGCGGACATGGCCACCCTCGACGGATTCGAGAACCTGGAACGGGACCAAGAGGCCGCCCCCCTCAGCGACGACCAGAAAACGACCCTGGACAGGCTGCTGGCCCGCATCAAGGAAGCCCTTGGCGAATCCGTCACCGAGGTCAGGGTCTCGCGGCGGCTCTCGGGCTCGCCCGTGTGTCTGGCCAACCCGGACGGCAACGTCACCAGCTCCATGGACAAGATCATGCGCGTCATCAGCAAGGACACCTCCATCCCGAAGAAGGTGCTGGAGGTGAACCCGGACCACGCCCTGGTGCGCAACATGCTGACCATCTTCGAGCAGGACGCCGACGACCCGTTCATCGGCCAGGCGGCCAACCAGCTCTTCGAGTCCGCCCTGCTGCTCGAAGGCTACCTGACCGACCCCC